A genomic window from Lotus japonicus ecotype B-129 chromosome 1, LjGifu_v1.2 includes:
- the LOC130741246 gene encoding uncharacterized protein LOC130741246, protein MGLEVGQVKIDLALRNERIPEFEAMMKEQEKKTQQELAAKDEALAAKDQELSSLRAEIELAFCNGSSSFMVSSVDKVADLNASIKEGYFQVFDNSVRNKSFYTKGLSIDSEFEDMSCAYTALSAVVKKNVCEAFVEKGMQNGKKIPSSGDADEASETIAGDIIFVVPLVEHSKFKRKAEDLFIEHALSLTQALCGFQFLLTHLDGRQFLIKSNP, encoded by the exons ATGGGCCTGGAGGTGGGTCAAGTCAAGATTGACTTGGCCCTTCGCAATGAGCGGATCCCCGAGTTTGAGGCGATGATGAAGGAGCAGGAAAAGAAGACGCAACAAGAGCTTGCTGCCAAAGATGAAGCCCTCGCTGCCAAGGACCAAGAACTTAGCTCTTTGCGAGCGGAGATTGAG TTAGCTTTCTGCAATGGCTCATCAAGCTTCATGGTTTCAAGTGTTGATAAAGTAGCTGATCTGAATGCCTCTATAAAAGAAG GTTACTTTCAGGTTTTTGATAACTCTGTTAGAAACAAATCATTTTATACAAAAGGCCTGTCCATAGACTCAGAATTTGAAG ATATGTCTTGCGCATATACAGCTCTAAGTGCAGTTGTAAAG AAGAATGTATGTGAAGCTTTCGTGGAGAAGGGAATGCAGAACGGGAAAAAGATTCCATCCTCTGGTGATGCAGATGAAGCATCAGAAACAATTGCTGGGGATATCATATTTGTGGTTCCATTAGTGGAACATTCCAAATTCAAAAGAAAGGCTGAAGATCTCTTTATAGAGCATGCCCTGTCCCTCACTCAGGCTTTATGTGGCTTCCAATTCTTGCTCACTCATTTGGATGGTCGACAATTTCTGATCAAATCCAACCCTTAG